A genome region from Synchiropus splendidus isolate RoL2022-P1 chromosome 5, RoL_Sspl_1.0, whole genome shotgun sequence includes the following:
- the LOC128759502 gene encoding transcriptional repressor CTCF-like, whose product MEGEVVSMETANVAALASEANVLPEGGEAVIQGASQGAQTGNMEMMVMDGLDPTLLQMKTEVLEGGGTVTVTGGDEGQIITLQVVNMEEQAGAALGLGQLQLVQVPVTTTTVEGFQATYVDASSVNKDAEPVICHTLPLPEGFQVVKVGANGEVETVEQEELQATHEEFEGTHVEDDEEEEEEEDEEEEEVVAGVEPTEPQTQDPDWQKDPDYMPVAAVRKGKKGKKSRLRYAEGERGMDVSVYDFEEEQQEGLLSEVNAEKVVGNMKPPKPTKIKKKGVKKTFQCELCSYTCPRRSNLDRHMKSHTDERPHKCHLCGRAFRTVTLLRNHLNTHTGTRPHKCTDCDMAFVTSGELVRHRRYKHTHEKPFKCSMCDYCSVEVSKLKRHIRSHTGERPFQCSLCSYASRDTYKLKRHMRTHSGEKPYECYICHARFTQSGTMKMHILQKHTENVAKFHCPHCDTVIARKSDLGVHLRKQHSFIEKGKKCRYCDAVFHERYALIQHQKTHKNEKRFKCDQCDYCCRQERHMIMHKRTHTGEKPFACSQCDKTFRQKQLMDMHFKRYHDPNFVPTAFVCNKCNKTFTRRNTMLRHYENCSGEVLEENGTPKKSRRGRKRKMQSRMDDDDEDDTEVEQEEGEEEDDDDEEDDDLLTGIELEQEPPVVPIPAPVEPPVKRKRGRPPKNKPMPTIVHVESEATGEVEDIIVKEETGGEQGYEEQEEAAEQVVVGEGASTIQMDELSQEPAVQMADAPPNGDLTPEMILSMMDR is encoded by the exons ATGGAGGGCGAggttgtttccatggagacagCCAATGTTGCAGCCCTGGCCTCAGAAGCGAACGTCCTGCcagaaggtggagaggctgTGATCCAGGGAGCATCACAGGGTGCTCAGACTGGCAACAtggagatgatggtgatggatggcCTGGATCCAACTCTGCTGCAAATGAAGACCGAAGTGTTGGAGGGGGGTGGTACAGTAACTGTTACCGGTGGAGACGAGGGCCAGATCATCACTCTACAG GTAGTCAACATGGAGGAGCAAGCTGGTGCTGCCTTGGGGCTTGGTCAGCTCCAGTTGGTGCAGGTACCAGTTACAACAACCACTGTGGAGGGGTTCCAGGCCACCTACGTTGATGCCTCTTCAGTAAATAAAGATGCAGAGCCAGTGATTTGCCacactcttcctcttcctgaaGGCTTCCAG GTGGTTAAAGTTGGTGCTAACGGAGAAGTAGAGACAGTGGAGCAAGAGGAGCTTCAGGCAACTCATGAAGAGTTTGAGGGCACACACgtagaagatgatgaagaggaagaagaggaggaggatgaggaagaggaagaagtggTCGCAGGGGTGGAGCCCACCGAGCCCCAGACACAAGACCCAGATTGGCAGAAGGATCCAGATTATATGCCTGTAGCTGCTGTCCGTAAagggaagaaaggaaagaagagCCGCCTGCGTTATGCAGAGGGCGAGCGTGGCATGGATGTGTCAGTTTACGACTTCGAAGAAGAGCAACAGGAAGGACTCTTGTCGGAAGTGAACGCTGAGAAAGTGGTGGGCAACATGAAGCCACCCAAGCCCACGAAAATTAAGAAAAAGG GTGTGAAGAAGACTTTCCAGTGTGAGCTGTGCAGCTACACTTGTCCACGGCGCTCCAACCTGGACCGGCACATGAAGAGCCACACAGACGAGAGACCACACAAATGCCACTTGTGTGGACGAGCCTTCAGAACGGTCACGCTGCTGCGAAAccatctgaacacacacacag GTACCCGACCACATAAGTGCACAGACTGTGACATGGCATTTGTGACGAGCGGCGAGCTGGTGCGGCATCGGCGCTATAAGCACACGCACGAGAAGCCCTTCAAGTGCTCAATGTGTGACTACTGCAGCGTGGAG GTGAGCAAGCTGAAAAGGCACATTCGCTCCCACACTGGGGAACGACCCTTCCAGTGCAGCTTGTGCAGCTATGCCAGCAGGGACACGTACAAGCTGAAGCGACACATGAGGACACACTCtg GCGAGAAGCCATACGAGTGTTACATCTGCCATGCTCGGTTTACACAGAGCGGCACCATGAAGATGCACATCCTGCAGAAACACACCGAGAATGTAGCCAAGTTCCACTGTCCACATTGTGATACGGTGATTGCTCGCAAGAGTGATCTTG gtgtTCATTTAAGGAAGCAGCATTCGTTCATTGAGAAGGGGAAGAAGTGTCGCTACTGTGACGCTGTGTTTCACGAGCGATACGCTCTGATCCAGCACCAGAAGACCCACAAGAACGAGAAGCGGTTCAAGTGCGACCAGTGCGACTACTGCTGCAGACAA GAGCGCCACATGATAATGCACAAGCGGACTCACACTGGGGAGAAGCCGTTTGCCTGCAGCCAGTGTGACAAAACCTTCAGACAGAAGCAGTTGATGGACATGCACTTCAAGCGCTACCACGACCCCAATTTTGTCCCCACTGCTTTTGTCTGCAACAAATGTAACAAGACTTTCACTCGCAGG AACACCATGCTGCGTCACTATGAGAACTGCAGCGGCGAGGTCCTTGAGGAAAATGGAACTCCCAAAAAGAGCCGCCGAGGCAGGAAGAGAAAGATGCAGTCCAGGATGGACGATGACGACGAAGATGACACTG AAGTCGaacaggaggagggagaagaggaagatgatgatgatgaggaggatgatgaccTGTTGACTGGGATTGAGTTGGAGCAAGAACCACCAGTCGTCCCCATTCCAGCTCCCGTGGAGCCCCCAGTCAAGAGGAAACGTGGACGCCCACCAAAGAACAAACCAATGC CTACGATCGTCCATGTGGAGAGTGAAGCcactggagaggtggaggacatCATCGTGAAGGAGGAGACTGGTGGAGAACAAGGctatgaggagcaggaggaggcggcAGAGCAGGTGGTCGTCGGCGAAGGAGCTTCCACCATTCAGATGGATGAACTGTCGCAAGAGCCGGCCGTGCAGATGGCCGACGCCCCGCCCAACGGGGACCTTACACCTGAGATGATTCTCAGCATGATGGACCGATGA